From Triticum aestivum cultivar Chinese Spring chromosome 4A, IWGSC CS RefSeq v2.1, whole genome shotgun sequence, a single genomic window includes:
- the LOC123085110 gene encoding probable E3 ubiquitin-protein ligase ARI2, which yields MGRDAEEASQPASSPEYEQDDDEEDCYLSDQEDDALEESVLQVLEDGNLEDCHWSSSSVITKEYLLAAQREDLRKVMELLGLKEHHARTLLIHYRWDVERIFELLDQKGRDKLFSEAGIPLGTANNAGSPSATEVTCNVCYDDVPLSAASHMDCGHNYCNECWTEYFIVKINEGQSRRVKCMAPKCNAICDEALVRKLVSAKRPDIAERFERFLLESYIEDNDTVKWCPSTPHCGNAIRVKGDIHCEVECTCGRQFCFNCSSEAHSPCSCVMWELWIKKCRDESETVNWITVNTKPCPKCHKPVEKNGGCNLVACICGQAFCWLCGGATGRDHTWSSISGHSCGRFTEDQSTRTEQARRDLYRYMHYHNRYKAHTDSLKQEAKLKRDIQWKISISENKESKIKDYSWVINGLNRLFRSRRVLSYSYPFAFYMFGDEIFKDEMTPEERELKQNLFEDQQQQLEFNVERLSGFLEKDFQNFSDEEVMDTMKHVINLSNVVDRLCKQMYQCIENDLLYPLRTPHNIAPYKSKGLDRASELHICLDSAEQSSPSTKCSQDEHKSQPGLCSEPGSSLTGKRPILQMHGSSSDNSGRPSHKRERRDAHGGGALFDLNMPAEVADKI from the exons ATGGGCCGCGACGCCGAGGAAGCGTCCCAGCCGGCGTCGTCGCCGGAGTACGAgcaggacgacgacgaggaggactgCTACCTGAGCGATCAGGAGGACGATGCCCTAGAGGAGTCCGTCCTCCAGGTCCTCGAGGACGGCAACCTCGAGGACTGCCATTGGTCCTCCTCCTCC GTGATCACCAAGGAATACCTCTTGGCGGCGCAG AGGGAGGATCTGAGGAAGGTGATGGAGCTGCTAGGGTTAAAGGAGCACCACGCAAGGACGCTTCTGATCCACTACCGCTGGGATGTGGAGAGGATATTCGAGCTGCTCGATCAGAAGGGGAGGGATAAGCTCTTCTCCGAGGCTGGTATTCCTCTCGGAACCGCCAATAATGCTGGCTCGCCCTCTGCGACGGAGGTCACCTGCAATGTTTGCTACGATGATGTGCCCCTCTCGGCCGCTTCCCATATGGACTGCGGCCACAACTACTGCAATGAAT GTTGGACAGAATATTTCATTGTGAAAATAAATGAGGGGCAGAGTCGGCGTGTCAAGTGCATGGCTCCAAAGTGCAATGCCATCTGTGATGAAGCATTAGTCCGGAAGTTAGTAAGTGCAAAGCGCCCAGATATTGCTGAGCGCTTTGAAAGGTTTTTACTGGAATCTTATATCGAGGACAATGATACAGTCAAGTGGTGCCCCAGCACACCACATTGTGGAAATGCTATACGTGTCAAAGGTGATATTCATTGCGAAGTGGAATGTACATGTGGACGCCAGTTTTGTTTTAATTGCTCCTCAGAAGCACATTCCCCTTGTTCCTGCGTGATGTGGGAGCTCTGGATCAAGAAATGTCGTGATGAATCAGAGACTGTGAATTGGATAACAGTAAATACTAAGCCCTGTCCCAAGTGTCACAAACCCGTTGAGAAGAATGGTGGCTGCAACCTGGTTGCATGTATATGTGGACAAGCATTCTG TTGGTTATGTGGTGGTGCTACTGGTAGAGATCACACATGGTCAAGCATTAGCGGCCACAGTTGTGGCCGATTCACAGAAGATCAGTCAACGAGAACAGAACAAGCAAGGCGAGACCTCTATCGATATATGCACTACCACAACAGATACAAGGCACATACTGATTCTCTTAAGCAGGAAGCAAAGCTTAAGCGTGACATCCAGTGGAAGATATCCATTTCTGAAAATAAGGAATCCAAGATAAAAGATTACTCTTGGGTGATAAATGGACTGAACAGGCTTTTCAGATCAAGGCGTGTTCTTTCATATTCTTATCCTTTTGCATTCTACATGTTTGGTGATGAGATCTTCAAGGATGAGATGACTCCTGAGGAAAGAGAACTCAAGCAGAATCTGTTTGAGGATCAGCAACAGCAATTAGAGTTCAATGTTGAAAGGTTATCTGGTTTCCTTGAGAAGGATTTTCAAAATTTTAGTGATGAGGAGGTTATGGATACAATGAAGCATGTTATCAATCTTTCCAATGTGGTAGATAGGCTCTGCAAGCAAAT GTATCAGTGCATCGAGAATGATTTGTTATACCCTCTCCGCACGCCTCATAATATTGCCCCATACAAATCCAAGGGTCTTGATAGAGCCTCAGAGCTCCATATTTGTTTGGACTCTGCTGAACAAAGTTCACCATCTACGAAGTGTAGTCAGGATGAACACAAGAGTCAACCTGGTTTATGTAGCGAACCAG
- the LOC123081748 gene encoding serine/threonine receptor-like kinase NFP, with translation MDPRRFLCCLLLALALASRRCAAQGGAGRFACLVPAPCDTFVLYRTQAPGSLDLGAVSDLFGVSRAIIASANGFGLDAEGAALLPDQPLLVPVRCGCTGGRSFVNVTYPIRSGDTFYALALTGFENLTTPDVIQELNPQAVFNKLNVSQLVTVPLFCRCPTPAERAAGAQLLVTYMWRPVDTMPEVSNLMGSDVGAIAAVNNVSADFTSTTMLPMLVPVARPPVLPPLQYGASPSTGDPGASKGFSGATVAASIAGSLVAVAALCTAIFAYRRYREKKATVHSASRFASPRFCFNQNAYGIQNSSSIARMINGGDKLLTSVSQFINKPIIFGTEEIMEATMNLDERCRIGSSYYRAKLEGEVFAVKPAKGDVSAELRMMQMVNHANLIRLAGISIGADGDYTFLVYEFAEKGSLDKWLYQKPPSSLPSSSSSADTLSWNQRLGIAFDVANGLLYMHEHTQPSMVHGDVRARNILLTADFRVRISNFSVATPAMADAAATSSDVFAFGLLVLELLSGRTAMEARVGAEIGMLWRDIRAVLEAGDKRDAKLRKWMDPALGDEYYLDAALSLAGMARACTEEDAARRPKMADVVFSLSMLVQPSPVGDAFEKLWQPSSEENIRIVNEVAAR, from the coding sequence ATGGACCCCCGCCGCTTCCTCTGCTGCCTcctgctcgccctcgccctcgcctcccGCCGCTGCGCCGCGCAGGGCGGCGCCGGGCGCTTCGCGTGCCTCGTGCCGGCCCCGTGCGACACGTTCGTCCTGTACCGCACGCAGGCCCCGGGGTCCCTCGACCTCGGCGCCGTCTCGGACCTCTTCGGCGTGAGCCGGGCCATCATCGCCAGCGCCAACGGCTTCGGCCTCGACGCCGAGGGCGCGGCGCTGCTGCCCGACCAGCCGCTGCTCGTGCCCGTCCGCTGCGGCTGCACCGGCGGCCGCTCCTTCGTCAACGTCACCTACCCCATCCGCTCCGGCGACACCTTCTACGCGCTCGCGCTCACCGGCTTCGAGAACCTCACCACCCCCGACGTCATCCAGGAGCTCAACCCGCAGGCGGTCTTCAACAAGCTCAATGTCTCGCAGCTCGTCACCGTGCCGCTCTTCTGCCGCTGCCCCACGCCGGCCGAGCGGGCCGCCGGGGCGCAGCTGCTCGTCACCTACATGTGGCGCCCTGTCGACACCATGCCCGAGGTGAGCAACCTGATGGGCTCCGACGTCGGCGCCATCGCTGCGGTGAACAACGTCAGCGCCGACTTCACCTCCACGACGATGCTGCCGATGCTGGTCCCGGTGGCGCGGCCGCCGGTGCTTCCTCCGCTGCAATATGGCGCGAGCCCGAGCACCGGCGATCCCGGAGCCAGCAAGGGCTTCTCGGGCGCCACCGTCGCGGCGAGCATCGCGGGGTCTCTCGTCGCCGTCGCTGCCCTGTGCACGGCGATCTTCGCGTACCGGAGGTACCGCGAGAAGAAGGCCACGGTGCACTCGGCGTCCAGGTTCGCGAGCCCGAGGTTTTGCTTCAACCAGAACGCTTACGGGATTCAGAACAGCAGTTCCATCGCTCGCATGATCAACGGAGGGGACAAGCTGCTCACCAGCGTGTCGCAGTTCATCAACAAGCCTATCATCTTCGGTACAGAGGAGATCATGGAGGCGACGATGAACTTGGACGAACGGTGCAGGATCGGCAGCTCCTACTACCGGGCCAAGCTGGAAGGCGAGGTGTTCGCGGTGAAGCCGGCGAAAGGCGACGTGTCGGCGGAGCTGAGGATGATGCAGATGGTCAACCACGCCAACCTCATCAGGCTGGCCGGCATATCCATCGGCGCAGACGGGGACTACACCTTCCTCGTGTACGAGTTCGCCGAGAAGGGCTCGCTCGACAAGTGGCTGTACCAGAAGCCTCCGTCCTCGCTGCCGTCGTCGAGCTCATCGGCGGACACGCTCTCGTGGAACCAGAGGCTGGGCATCGCGTTCGACGTCGCCAACGGCCTGCTCTACATGCACGAGCACACTCAGCCGAGCATGGTGCACGGCGACGTCCGCGCACGGAACATCCTCCTCACCGCGGACTTCAGGGTCAGGATATCTAACTTCTCCGTGGCCACGCCGGCGATGGCCGACGCCGCGGCGACGAGCAGCGACGTGTTCGCCTTCGGCCTGCTGGTCCTCGAGCTTCTCTCCGGCAGGACGGCCATGGAGGCGCGCGTCGGCGCGGAGATCGGCATGCTGTGGAGGGACATCCGGGCGGTGCTGGAGGCCGGGGACAAGAGGGACGCCAAGCTGAGgaagtggatggaccccgcccttgGGGACGAGTACTACTTGGATGCGGCACTCAGCCTGGCCGGCATGGCGAGGGCCTGCACGGAGGAGGACGCGGCGCGGCGGCCGAAGATGGCCGACGTCGTGTTCAGCCTTTCAATGCTGGTGCAGCCGTCACCGGTGGGCGACGCGTTCGAGAAGCTATGGCAGCCCAGCTCGGAGGAGAACATTAGGATTGTCAATGAAGTGGCAGCCAGATGA